One stretch of Harmonia axyridis chromosome 1, icHarAxyr1.1, whole genome shotgun sequence DNA includes these proteins:
- the LOC123671200 gene encoding silent chromatin protein ESC1-like isoform X3, giving the protein MELSRTIETETGEMIVKRVSVPLGLEELMEGLAKEVILKKPKDIYIFAADYFSRLLRLRDSGLYRGNVRSAKLAVRRPFRATVIGHNVLSSSESKDNPKTRQRKTPPQKIEKHTNNTNENRRAIIQNHLRKKQDAETKQKQTQMQDTKPVTVRSKLPTRSRSLSKSSSDKSGENSEKGESDRSSSRKNSSGKGDIIKQTKISPRSRSTSVSSGTRELKEKKRMEAIKEKNSNICGTDKLNKKNITKSSSADVEVIGESESRNIRRSLSVTQDKNGHYEVLYRPTPLPTGQRESTDVVSEESNNSINTNRTPVDESVISDQNKGTDQQSETTPVNDEVKSAIAIQAMWRGRQDRKKIKRQMTGDIENSTILLDKNPSQQEQFDESHPSENNPQDRPASVHKNEHENNESEIGNLIASSEITEESKEASKDLENKLSVSDDEKSIQRLHIETEEKSNEESDIMEGEEGEKISDQHTGDDEKDTHSQVVEDHQEKEKMKLKEGQDIDKNDGKSKTKEQEDEGNEEDKIEKSYHRSDTIEVSSGVTPKKIDVSDRDTLLDINSSAFNEEDSSNLSGSVSLQSKPTIEEEEAKNSQDDNKIVSPDSNATNMENNEEPIESPRENGSQEKSQGIEENTASINDHISIDTYTKETKDDTIGIQKMSSPTQSPKQTYILESQDNNSVAHEEPTIMSGESSLHSVESIARENIENSSNENNNISLHTNMAIPDNSEESKEIESQEKEEQMINTNEKNEAIESSINEHNDNISKDEKEHDIEHRNFSSEVKNEEIEGALPSSEILNQSDDSIEHQSDDKMTSHTAGAIEKTDEKIVDEDCSALEIPLKNEEDIRKTEFKKKRSQSHKVPKSESVEEKGFGNLRKVHSEDYEKSETCTKRSIPSPETVSSVANDEQIGYDTVDHSAPVISDTKLDETSKQEDETDKENNISLDSEQTKSINTNEEKNQRHENETENNCETIETEIKHAENNSNIADKDDNIENVQSENSSESVKELSDRNSTEINVAKNESHEIEDLIVKEKDIENIQSEKPPEALRNSVLKTDESSDKSNTENSPNTSEFDNDESKNNIEKASGEETTEYSEKDASRDSKEGNKLTENISEQIESTENYDNENNMQSKNSSSKTDNADNKVDQPSENDIKSTGELINAQENSPVKLTISELGSAADSPDLSPENDSKSSHESTTDQENNKKSEVSNIGCLSITSDHVDNGANVPVKEESDQKQSEKSDSSNPENSNEENSDEWNGKQKNLESNENNERTENKQSELQRESDVQSSVIDIGPPGESLTMQENSTQLDASGSSASLSSVDEKSGIIDNAIKEEKRERESESVEEGKSENSNSMDKNEDEMLKTGNTAGSTIAEDNSKGKSDILEFSSNHSDSVDGSLQDDGKNEQEKEERVADNSKNNHDISERESVIRIQTIWRGFQARKHLKQLLEQKAKDLDPHNKLTEKLSGDSITDENENLPETKNNNLSGANEMISNDDANNIVTKYANNEGSEASEVQNGGIHTSDEIAAAVEIQSAFRKSRRQRKNSESESISKQDTNKYTSNDKDINKEGKNEIIEDTNEKLENLNDTQPSQSDELRPADAYSNEEIGAAMKIQSSFRKSRKLVKSEEDNKKQSDTSIEKTEVDKKKFQTPENSLEIPHSKEAENFTADEIKAATKIQSTFRKSRKQRSKPKLEDMDLNSDLGKQYLREVLKIQSAWRAYRVRKNIRDVEKKINSMENLSGSHIKKSIHLSDQEILKAVTKIQAGLRGYLTRKHFNNIRDRNEALDGIKEESQSDYSRTNSNSSTDEHLLEILKKVEGAIIPDTVPEVPSNKDSTSNKEHEEGNKNLQSHQAKSDSSEEDTVKHRMKREIAYQNSLSTDCPSQDCKNTTEDQKEIERDNEIPPDQSLKDTNSEDGKNLQLSKEEQEVTADTKLHDDDANSRTIEGDVELEKAIDNPDGISEGVKAVSAVQLKHDSEEKDAPNPNETPETNEIRSTDNKNSSEGNEQQSEKNERNTPPSNEEKNEKIDDISEKPEQKEAVQPLSSLNNMTDHATESHELENTAPENILNDKDDKPSDGNETSESDSVGSHRGTLKKTKAIDNLVELAEQFEGNNESPKEKIDSIEKVDLKDDSENNPAVINIDDVEPGKKLALFEIPDDFEPDSLEVGRTNQNLDTDDAVHNTDGKESRQVSATNSVPSSEVDELTPRSEEPPSTKSVIDVTHPEDTKRQSSTSNEEVNEKSEKSLENQKTDDHISTSFDESSNAKENFHGTTESTNIKNNSTIKSDDSSNDQNNKNKKPTLTDFMKKTLDLEQPSSPYKKIDNIGRDEKPAVSNETDKLLKVPKRSRYESATKIQSIFRGYQARKFVESLRASRDSTQISKNPDISILKGEINNSNEKAAISKISDPEIQESLHGHDESTMKDSNIQGTQTNNVEASGNVNVDGSQVPGQVYVIIQVLKT; this is encoded by the exons TAAAACAAACCAAAATATCTCCAAGAAGCCGATCTACTTCTGTATCATCAGGTACAAGAGAACTCAAAGAGAAGAAGCGGATGGAGGCTATCAAAGAGAAAAATTCCAATATTTGCGGTACAGACAAGCTCAACAAGAAGAATATTACAAAAAGTTCTTCAGCAGATGTTGAAGTTATCGGTGAGTCAGAGAGCAGAAACATCCGACGGAGTCTATCTGTTACTCAAGATAAGAATGGACACTACGAAGTTCTTTATCGCCCTACACCTCTTCCTACAGGTCAAAGAGAAAGCACAGATGTTGTCTCAGAAGAATCTAATAACTCGATTAACACCAATCGAACTCCGGTTGACGAATCAGTAATATCAGACCAAAATAAGGGTACAGATCAGCAATCAGAAACCACTCCTGTAAACGATGAAGTTAAGTCAGCTATTGCAATCCAGGCTATGTGGAGGGGACGAcaagacagaaaaaaaatcaaaaggcAGATGACTGGAGATATTGAAAATAGCACTATTCTATTAGACAAAAACCCAAGTCAACAAGAACAATTCGACGAATCTCACCCTTCCGAAAATAATCCTCAAGATAGACCAGCATCAGTGCACAAAAATGAACACGAAAACAATGAATCTGAAATTGGAAATCTCATTGCCTCAAGTGAAATCACAGAGGAAAGCAAGGAAGCATCTAAGGATCTCGAAAATAAGTTATCTGTTAGTGATGACGAAAAAAGTATACAAAGGTTACATATTGAaactgaagaaaaatcaaatgaagaaTCAGATATAATGGAGGGAGAAGAAGGTGAAAAAATATCAGATCAGCATACAGGGGATGACGAAAAAGACACTCATTCACAAGTAGTTGAAGATcaccaagaaaaagaaaaaatgaaactcAAGGAGGGTCAAGATATCGATAAAAATGATGGAAAGTCAAAGACAAAAGAACAAGAAGATGAAGGtaatgaagaagacaaaatagAAAAGAGTTATCATCGTTCGGACACAATAGAGGTTTCCAGTGGAGTGACCCCAAAGAAAATTGATGTATCTGATAGGGACACATTACTTGACATAAATTCCTCAGCCTTCAATGAAGAAGATAGCAGTAATTTGAGCGGAAGTGTTAGTCTTCAGTCCAAACCTACCATTGAGGAAGAAGAGGCTAAAAACTCTCAAGATGATAACAAAATAGTTTCACCAGATTCAAACGCCACAAATATGGAGAATAATGAAGAACCTATAGAGTCACCTCGAGAAAATGGATCACAGGAAAAATCACAAGGGATTGAAGAAAATACAGCATCAATAAATGATCACATCTCAATTGACACATATACAAAAGAAACAAAAGATGATACAATAGGGATCCAAAAAATGTCCTCTCCTACACAAAGTCCAAAGCAAACTTATATCCTTGAATCTCAAGACAACAATTCTGTAGCAcatgaagaacctaccattatgAGTGGAGAAAGCAGTCTTCACTCCGTAGAAAGTATTGCgagagaaaatattgaaaattcttccaatgagaataataacatttcccTGCATACAAATATGGCAATACCCGATAATTCTGAAGAATCTAAGGAGATAGAATCTcaggaaaaagaagaacaaaTGATTAATACAAACGAGAAAAATGAAGCAATAGAAAGTTCGATTAATGAACACAACGATAATATTTCTAAAGATGAGAAAGAACATGATATAGAGCACAGAAATTTCTCGTCCGaagtgaaaaatgaagaaattgaagGAGCACTGCCATCTTCAGAAATACTGAACCAAAGTGACGATTCCATTGAACACCAATCTGATGATAAGATGACAAGTCATACAGCAGGAgccattgaaaaaactgatgaaaaaattgttgacgaAGACTGTTCTGCGCTTGAGATACCCTTGAAAAATGAAGAGGACATCAGAAAAACAGAATTTAAGAAGAAGAGATCACAATCACATAAAGTTCCAAAATCAGAGAGCGTGGAAGAGAAAGGTTTTGGTAATTTGCGAAAAGTTCACTCCGAGGATTACGAAAAATCAGAAACTTGTACAAAAAGGAGTATACCAAGTCCTGAAACTGTTTCTTCAGTTGCAAATGATGAACAAATTGGATATGATACAGTAGATCATTCAGCTCCTGTAATATCTGATACTAAGCTTGATGAAACTTCAAAACAGGAAGATGAAaccgataaagaaaataatatatctttagaTAGTGAACAAACTAAAAGTATCAATacaaatgaggaaaaaaatcAACGACACgaaaatgaaacagaaaataattGCGAAACAATTGAAACCGAAATTAAACACGCTGAAAATAACTCCAACATAGCAGATAAGGATGATAACATCGAAAACGTCCAATCTGAAAACTCATCCGAAAGTGTTAAAGAACTATCTGATAGAAATTCAACAGAGATAAATGTTGCGAAAAATGAGAGTCATGAAATTGAAGATTTAATTGTGAAGGAGAAAgacattgaaaacattcaatccGAAAAGCCCCCAGAAGCACTTAGAAACTCAGTGCTAAAGACAGATGAGTCATCTGATAAATCAAATACTGAAAATTCTCCAAATACTTCTGAATTTGATAATGATGAAAGtaaaaataatatcgaaaaagcaAGCGGAGAGGAAACAACTGAATATTCGGAAAAGGATGCTTCAAGAGATTCAAAGGAGGGAAATAAATTGACTGAAAACATAAGCGAACAAATAGAATCTACCGAGAAttatgataatgaaaacaatatgCAGTCCAAGAATTCATCGTCAAAAACTGATAATGCAGATAATAAAGTAGATCAGCCATCAGAAAATGATATCAAATCAACAGGGGAATTGATAAATGCTCAAGAAAATTCACCGGTCAAATTAACGATTTCTGAGCTAGGTAGTGCTGCTGATTCTCCTGATCTATCACCTGAAAATGATTCGAAATCATCGCATGAATCAACAACGGAtcaagaaaacaacaaaaaatcggAGGTATCAAATATTGGATGTCTTTCAATAACATCTGACCATGTTGATAATGGTGCAAATGTTCCTGTGAAAGAAGAAAGTGATCAGAAACAATCTGAAAAATCAGATTCATCAAATCCAGAAAATTCGAACGAAGAAAATTCTGACGAGTGGAATGGAAAACAGAAGAATTTGGAatctaatgaaaataatgaacgaactgaaaataaacaatcTGAACTGCAAAGAGAAAGTGATGTTCAGTCCTCTGTAATTGACATCGGACCGCCTGGTGAATCACTGACTATGCAggaaaattcaactcaattgGATGCCTCAGGTTCTAGTGCTTCTTTATCTTCTGTTGATGAGAaatcaggaattattgacaatGCCATAAAAGAAGAAAAGAGAGAAAGAGAATCTGAAAGTGTAGAAGAAGGTAAATCGGAAAATTCGAACAGTATGGATAAAAATGAGGATGAAATGTTAAAAACTGGAAATACTGCTGGTTCAACGATTGCTGAAGACAATTCGAAAGGAAAATCAGATATTTTAGAATTTAGTTCTAATCATTCTGATTCAGTTGATGGGTCCCTTCAGGATGATGGAAAAAATGAGCAGGAGAAAGAAGAAAGAGTTGCAGACAATTCCAAAAATAACCACGACATCTCAGAAAGAGAATCTGTTATCCGTATTCAAACAATCTGGAGGGGTTTCCAAGCAAGAAAACATTTGAAACAACTCTTAGAACAAAAAGCGAAAGACCTGGATCCACATAACAAACTTACGGAGAAACTCTCAGGTGATTCTATTACAGATGAGAACGAAAATCTTCCTGAAACTAAAAACAACAATTTATCTGGTGCAAATGAAATGATCTCAAATGATGATGCAAATAATATTGTGACAAAATATGCAAATAACGAAGGTAGCGAAGCTTCTGAGGTGCAAAATGGCGGAATACACACTAGTGATGAGATTGCAGCTGCTGTTGAAATACAGTCAGCTTTTCGAAAATCTAGAAGACAacgcaaaaattctgaaagtgAAAGTATTTCAAAACAAGATACAAATAAATATACTTCGAACGATAAGGATATAAATAAAGAGGGAAAGAATGAAATTATAGAAGACACAAATGAAAAGTTGGAGAATCTAAACGATACCCAGCCAAGTCAATCGGATGAACTAAGACCAGCAGATGCTTACTCTAACGAAGAAATAGGTGCAGCTATGAAAATTCAATCATCATTCCGCAAATCCAGGAAACTTGTAAAGtctgaagaagataataaaaaacaatCTGATACAAGTATTGAGAAAACAGAAGTAGACAAGAAAAAGTTTCAAACTCCAGAAAACTCACTTGAGATTCCACACAGTAAGGAAGCTGAAAATTTTACTGCTGACGAAATAAAAGCTGCGACGAAAATTCAGTCGACGTTCAGAAAATCTAGGAAACAGCGCTCGAAACCGAAATTAGAAGATATGGATTTGAATTCTGATTTGGGTAAACAATACTTGAGAGAAGTGTTGAAGATACAGTCTGCTTGGCGTGCTTATAGAGTGAGGAAGAACATAAGGGATGTGGAGAAGAAG ATCAACAGCATGGAAAACTTGTCCGGAAGCCATATCAAAAAATCTATACATCTATCGGATCAAGAAATTCTCAAAGCTGTTACCAAAATTCAGGCTGGTTTAAGAGGATACCTGACTCGTAAACACTTCAATAACATTCGCGATCGAAATGAAGCCCTTGATGGAATCAAAGAAGAATCTCAATCCGACTATAGTCGCACCAACTCCAACAGCTCAACCGACGAACATTTACTAGAAATACTCAAGAAAGTAGAAGGTGCAATAATTCCTGACACCGTTCCCGAGGTTCCTTCAAATAAAGACTCGACTTCAAATAAAGAACacgaagaagggaataagaacctaCAATCCCATCAAGCAAAAAGTGATTCGAGTGAAGAGGACACTGTAAAACATAGAATGAAACGTGAAATAGCTTATCAGAATTCATTAAGTACAGATTGTCCATCACAAGATTGCAAAAACACAACTGAAGATCAGAAGGAAATAGAGAGGGATAATGAAATTCCACCTGATCAAAGTTTGAAAGACACCAACTCCGAAGATGGTAAAAACCTGCAACTAtccaaagaagaacaagaagtgACAGCAGATACCAAGCTACATGATGACGATGCAAATTCGAGAACAATAGAAGGAGATGTAGAATTGGAAAAAGCAATCGATAATCCTGATGGTATTTCAGAAGGGGTGAAAGCGGTTTCAGCGGTTCAATTAAAACATGATTCTGAAGAAAAAGACGCTCCAAACCCAAATGAAACTCCCGAAACAAATGAAATACGGTCAACAGACAATAAAAATTCTTCAGAAGGAAACGAACAACAATCGGAAAAAAACGAAAGAAATACACCTCCATCCAATgaagagaaaaatgaaaaaattgatgacaTTTCAGAGAAACCTGAACAGAAAGAGGCTGTTCAACCTTTGAGTTCTTTGAATAATATGACTGATCATGCAACAGAAAGTCATGAACTCGAAAATACAGCTCCtgaaaatattctaaatgaCAAAGATGATAAGCCTTCGGACGGTAATGAAACTTCAGAAAGTGATTCAGTGGGTTCTCATAGAGGAACTCTGAAAAAAACTAAAGCAATAGATAATTTGGTTGAGTTGGCAGAACAATTCGAAGGCAACAATGAATCACCAAAagaaaaaatcgatagtatagAAAAAGTTGATTTGAAAGATGACTCAGAGAATAATCCCGCTGTTATCAATATTGATGATGTGGAACCTGGAAAAAAATTggctttatttgaaatcccTGATGATTTTGAACCAGATTCGTTGGAGGTTGGGAGAACCAACCAAAACCTTGATACTGATGATGCTGTACATAACACAGATGGAAAAGAATCTAGACAAGTCTCAGCAACAAATTCTGTTCCATCTTCAGAAGTTGATGAGCTCACGCCAAGATCTGAGGAACCACCATCAACGAAATCAGTAATTGATGTAACTCATCCAGAGGACACAAAAAGACAATCTAGTACTTCCAATGAAGAAGTGAATGAGAAAAGTGAAAAATCTCTTGAGAATCAGAAAACAGATGATCATATCAGCACTTCATTCGATGAAAGTAGCAACGCCAAGGAGAATTTCCACGGCACCACTGAATctacaaatataaaaaacaacagCACAATAAAATCAGATGATTCTTCGAATGAccaaaataataagaataagaaaccaactcttactGATTTTATGAAGAAAACTCTGGACTTGGAGCAACCTTCTTCTccctataaaaaaattgataatattgggAGAGATGAAAAACCTGCAGTATCAAATGAAACTGATAAACTATTAAAGGTTCCGAAACGTAGTAGATATGAATCCGCAACTAAAATACAGAGCATATTCCGTGGTTATCAAGCAAGAAAATTCGTTGAGAGTCTCAGAGCTTCACGAGATTCGACACAAATAAGTAAAAATCCTGATATTTCAATTCTAAAaggagaaataaataattcgaaTGAAAAAGCTGCAATCTCTAAAATTTcgg acCCTGAAATACAAGAATCACTGCATGGACATGACGAAAGTACGATGAAAGATTCGAATATACAAGGAACCCAAACAAATAATGTTGAGGCTAGTGGTAATGTTAACGTGGATGGATCACAAGTTCCAGGTCAAGTATATGTCATAATA CAGGTGTTGAAAACTTGA